In Thermus thermamylovorans, the genomic window TCAGGTTGTAGAGGAAAAGGCCCACCGCCAGGGAGGCCCCTGGGGTGTAGCCCCGGAGGAGACCCACCAGGGTACCCAGGGCGAGGACCAGGAGGAGGAGGTAGAGGTTGCGGAAGACCTCGGCCCGGGTCCGGCGCCAGGGGAGGAGGGGGCCGATGCCCATGAGGAGGAGGAGGCCCACCCCGATGGGGATGGAGACCTGGTCGAAGAAGGGGGCCCCCACGCTCACCCTGGCCCCGGTGAAGGCCTCTACCAGAAGGGGGTAGAAGGTGCCGAAGAGAACCACCAGGGCCCAGCCGGAGAAGAAGAAAGCCCCCAGGAGCAAAGCCCCCTCCCGGGAGAGGAGCCGGAAAACCGCCGTGTCCCGCACCTCCCGGGCCACCTGCGACAGGAGGCCGAGGCCCAAGGCGGTGCTCACCAGGAAGAAGCCCAGGAAAGCTGGCCCCACCGGCCCCTCGGCGAAGGCGTGCACCGACATGATGATGCCGCTTCGGGTGATGAAGGTGCCGAGCACCGTGGCGGCGAAGGCTAGGGTGATAAAGGCGAAGTTCCAGACCTTGAAGGCCCCCCGGGTCTGCTGCACGATGGCCGTGTGCAGGAAAGCCGTGGCCATCAGCCAGGGCAGGAAGCTGGCGTTCTCCACCGGGTCCCAGCCCCAGTACCCACCCCAGCCCAGGACCTCATAGGCCCACCACATCCCCGCCACCTTGCCCGCCGTGAGGAAGCCCCAGGCGATGAGGGTCCACCAGCGGGTCTCCTCCACCCAGGTCTGGTAGCGCCGGGTGGCCATGGCCGCCACCGCGTAGGCGAAGGGGACGCTGAGCCCCACGAAGCCCAGGTACATGAGCACGGGGTGGACGGCCATCATCCAGTGGTTCTGCAGGAGGGGGTTGGGGCCTACCCCGTCCGCCGGGGGGTTGGGCAGGGTCTCGAAGGGGCTGGCGATGGTGGCCATGACCCCGAAGAAAAAGCTCTGCACCCCGAAGAGCACCGCCAGGACCACCGAGGCCCGCCAGGGGTCCAGGGCCTTGCGGCTGGCGAGCCAGGTGTAGAAGGTCTGGAGGAGCCCCCAGAGGAGGATGCTCCCCTCAAGGGCCGCCCAGGGAGTCACCAGGGTCACCCAGAGGGGATCCTGGGTGGAGTGGTTCCGGGCCACGTAGGCCAGGCTGAAGTCGTGGGTGAGGAGGGCCCACTCCAGGGCCAGGAAGGCCGCCAGGGCGGAGAGGAAGGCCGGGAGGACCAAAGCCCTAGCCCCCCGCAGGTAACGACCATCCCCCTGGAAGTAGGCCAGAAGGGCCAGCACCGCCCCCAGAAGGCTGAAGGCCAGGGTCAGGGTCACCCCCAGGTTGCCAAGGAGGGCTGGGTTCACCTCGCCTCCTGAAGCAGCCGGCGTACCTCCTCGGGGGTCCAACCCGCCTCAGGGGCCTGGTAGGCCTCGGAGTGCTTCACCAAGAGGTTGGTGCTCTGGAAGACCCCCCCTTGGAAACGCCCCTCCACCACCGCCCCCTGCCCCTCCCGGAACATCCCCGGCGGGGTGCCACGGTGGTAGACGGGCACCTCCTTGACCCCGTCGGTGAGGACAAAGCGGAGCTCCAGGGAGTCCCGGTCGTAGGCCACAGTGCCCTCCTTCACCAGCCCCCCCAGGCGCAGGGGGCGGTTCTGGTAGCGCGCCTCCTCCAGGAAGTACTCCGAGGGGGTGACGAAGTAGACCAGGTTCCGCCCCAGGCCGCCGAAGAGCATGTAGCCCAAGGCTCCCAGGATGATCAGGATGCCTAAGAGGTACTTCCTCCTCACCGCACCCTCCGGTAGCGCCAGAAGAGGTAGCCCAGGTAGCCGAAAATCGTGAGGTAGGTGAGGGCGTAGACCCAGATGACGAAGACCTCGCTCACGCTTCCTCCTTTCTCGCCTCGAGGCCCAAGGCCTCCGCCTCCTCCCCCCCGGCCTCCCGCTCCGCCAAAAAGCCCCGGAAGCGCACGAAGGCCAGGTAGAGGAGGGTGAAGATCAGCAGATTGAACATCAAGGCCTGGAACATCTCCGGGGCCATGTTGATGCGGCCGGTGGTCAAGTCAATGGACTGGGTCTGGTGCAGGCTGCGCCACCACTTTACCGACATGTAGCTGATGGGCACGTTGATGAAGCCGAGGATCCCCACCGCCGCCGCCGCCTTGCGGCGCAGCTCCGGGTCCTCGATGGCCCCCCGGAGGAGGAAGTAGCCCACGTAGACGGCAAAGAGGATGGCGGTGGTGGTGAGCCGGGGCTCCCAGGTCCAGTAGACCCCCCAGGTGGGCCGGGCCCAAAGCATCCCGGTGACCAGGGCCAGGCCCATGAAGACCAGACCGATCTCCGCGCTCGCCAGGGCCACCCGGTCGTGCTTGGGGTTCTGCCGGAAGAGGTAGAGGAGGGAGTAGAGAAAGGTGACGAAGAAGGCCAGGTACCCCAGCCAGGCCGTGGGCACGTGCAGGTACATGATGCGCACCAAAAAGCCCTGGTTCACGTCGGGGGGTGCGGTGAGGGCCACGTAAAGCCCTGCCGGCAGGAGGAATAGGCCTAGGCCCAAAAGCCCCCAGGTCAGGGCATCCGGACGGTGGGGTTTGCGGGCTTCCGTCATCGTCTGCCTCCTAGTTCCCTGAGGATCAGGATAGCCCAAGGCGGGGTTAGAAGTTTGTGCCCCCCTACCCCCACCCGCTATCCCTCCAGGATCACGGGGAAGAGGAGGGCGCTGGCGGTGAGGTAGACCACGTCGAAGACCAGGAGGAGCTGCCACCACGGGGCCACCTCCGCCAAGGGCAGCCCCTCCAAAAGCCCCGTGGTGGCCCGCACCGCGGCCAAGACCACCGGGACCACCAGGGAGAAAAGGAGCAGGGGCAAGAGCACCTCCCGGCCTCGGAGCCGGGCCAGGAGCCCCGCGTAGAAGGTGGCCACGCTGGTGTAGCCCAGGACCCCCAGGGCCAGGGTGAGAAAGAGGTAAAGCCCCCGCTCCAGGGGGAGGTAGAAGAGGCCTGCGGCCATGAGGAGGGCCAAGGCGGCCAGGGGCAGGAGGAGGAGCATCTGGAAGAGGAGCTTGCCGAAGTAAATCCACTCCTTGCTCCCCGGGGTGAGGAGGAGGTCGTCCAAGGTGCCCTCCTCCACCTCCAAGGCGAAGGCCCGGGTAGCAAGGAGGGTGCTGCCAAAGGCCAGGGCCACCCAGAGGACGCCGGGGGCCGCTTGGCGCAGGGGCCCCTCGTCCGGTCCCAGGGCCAGGGCCATGATGAAGAGCATCACCGCAAAGAAGGCCAGCACGGAGAGGAGGCCGGCGCGGTCCCGGACCTCCAGGCGCAGGTCCCTCAGGGCCAGGAGGAAGACCTTCCGCAAAGGCCCCAGGGCCTGCACCCCTCCCCTCGGCCCTGCGGGGGGCCTGTCCAAGGGGGGGCGGGAAGCCTTCACGCCCCCTCCAGCTCCAGGGCGCGGTCGGCCACCGCCAGGGCCAGGCCCCGGTCGTGGGTGGCCAGGACCACCCCCGCCTCCTGACGGGCCTCCCCCAGGAGGGCGGTGAGGAGGTCCCGCCCCTCCCGGTCCAGGGCGGTTTCCGGCTCGTCCAGAAGCCAGAGGTCGGGCCGGAGGAGGTGGAGGCGGGCCAGGGCCAGGCGCTTCCGCATGCCGCTGGAAAAGGCGGCGAGGGGAAGGTCCTCGGGTAGGCGGAAGCGGCGGAGGGCCTCCCGCCAGTCCCCCTCACGGCCGTGGAAGGCCAGGTCGTAGAGGAGGTGCTCCCGGGCGGTGAGGTGGCGGTGGAAGGCCGGAGGGTTGGGGAGGAAAAGGGCCTGCCCTTCCCGGACCACCCGTCCCCGGGTGGGTTTCAAAAGCCCCGCCATGAGGCGCAGGAGGGTGGTCTTGCCCGAACCGTTGGGGCCCAGGAGGGCCACCACCTCTCCCTTTTCCAGGCGGAAGGAGAGGTTACGGAACACCCAGTCCCGGCCGAAGCGCTTGCCGATGGCCTCGAGGCGGACCAGCATCCTACTCAGTCTAGGGGAGGGGCACGGGACAGGCGTCCCGGCCCGGGGCTAGAGGTAGCGCTGCAACCACTCCGGGGTGATGCGGATGAAGAAGGCGTTCAGGGCGGTCCAGCTATCCGTGAGGAGGAGCGCCCCCACCAGGAGGAGGACCACCCCCGCAAGCCGCTCCACATAGTGGGAAAGCCGGCCCGCCCGGCGGATCCAGTCCCTAACCCGGTCGGCGAAGAGGGCCACCAGGAGGAAGGGCACCGCCAACCCCAGGATGTAGGCCAGGAGGAAGCCCACCCCACCCCCTACCGCGGTGAGGGTGAGGATGGCCCCCAGGATGGGGCCGATGCAAGGGGTCCAGCCCAGGCCCAGGGTGGCCCCGAAGAGGAGGGCCCCCAGGGGGCGGGCCGTCTCCCCCTGGTAGCGGAGGTTCACCCCCCACTTGGGCCTCAGGCCCAGGAGGTAGAGGCCCAGGAGGATCAGGATACCTCCCCCCACCCGGGCCAGGGTCTGGCGGTGCTCGAAGAGAAGCCCCCCCAGGAGGGTGAAGGGCAGGCCCAGGAAGAAGAACACGGCCCCGAAGCCCAGGACGAAGAACAGGGCGTTGAAGAAGGGCCTTCCCCGCTCCCCCCCCAGGTAGAAGAGGTAGGCGGGCACGAGGGGGAGAACGCAGGGGGAGAGGAAGGAGAGGACCCCCGCCAAAAAGGCGGCACCGAGGGAAAGGGTCATGCCTCCATCCTAAGGCAGGGTGAGCCAGGGGAAGCGGCGGGCGGTCTCGGGGTCCAGGTCCAGAAGCTCCCGGGCGGGCATGCGGATCTGGGGCAGGGTATCCTGGTTGATGGGGTCGTCCAGGTCGGTGATCCCGTTCATGTAGAGGAGCCAGGCCACCAGGTGGTAGACCTCCTCGTCGGTGAGGGTGCCCGGGTCCCCGAAGGGCATGGCCCGGCGGATGTAGTCGAAGAGGGTGGTGGCGTAGGGCCAGTAGTTGCCGATGGCGTACTCCGCGGGCTCCATCTCCGGGGTGATGGGGAAGGGTTCGGAGACCAGGCGGTTGAAGGGGTAGCCCTCCCCGGTAGCCCCGTGGCAGGAGGCGCACCTCGCCTGGTAGATGCGCTCCCCCTCAGCCACCCGCCCCTCCCCGGGGGGCAGGCCCCGGCCGTCGGGGAGGACGATGGGGCGGAGGTCGTAGGCGGCCACCGCCTCCTCCGTCAAAGGGGGGCCCAGGCCGTAGCGGGCCGCCAGGGCGGTGAGGGCCAGGGCCAGGAGGGGGAGGGCCAGGAGCCTAAACATCCAGCACCTCCCCGCCACACCCCCCGGCGGTGGCCGGAGGCAGGCTGGCCCCCTCCAGGGGCCGGTCCCCGTTCACCACCCGGCCGTCGGGCAGGATGCGCCAGGCCTGGATGGCGTTGTAGTGGTAGCGGTTGTTCCGGCCCCAGCGCCGGAAGAACTCCTCCCGGGTGGGCTGGGTGTGCCCCTTCTCGTCCCAGGCCCGGCTCCACAGGACCACCTCCCTCCCGTCCCAGTACCAGGGGAGCTTGAAGCGCACGAAGGCCAGGGGTTCCACGGGGCCCTCCAGGGCCGCCCGCCGCCAGGAGCGCCCCTCGTCGAAGGAGACCTCCACCCGGCGCACCCGGCCGAAGCCGCTCCAGGCGAGGCCCCGGATCTCGTGGAAGCCGGGCTGGATCCGCTGGAGGCCCGAGGGGTAGGTGAGGATGGACTGGGGCTCCATGATCCAGGTGAAGGCCAGAACCCGGCCGTCGGCCATAAGGTCGGTGTACTCGCTGGTCTCGTCCTTGGCCATGGCGGGCAGGTCGGTGACCAGGATGCGCCTTAGCCACTTCACCTGGATGGACCCCTCCCAGCCCGGCACCACCAGGCGCACGGGGTAGCCCTGCTCGGGCCGGAGGGCCTCCCCGTTTTGCCCGTAGGCCACCAGCACGTCCTCCATCCCCTTCTCCAGGGGCAGGGAACGGGTGTAGGCCGCGGGGTCCATCCCCTCGGGGATGAGCCACCTGGCCCCGGGCTTCACCCCCGCCTCCTTGAGGAGGAGGGCCAGGGGCACCCCCGTCCAGCTGGCGTTGGAGGCCAGGCCGCGGCTGCGGGTGGCGGTGAGCTCGGGGTCCGGGGGGTTGCGGTAGCCGTTTTGCCCGTTGCCCGCGCACTCGATGAAGTAGGTGCGGGTCACGGAGGGGAAGCGCTTCAGGTCCTCCAAGGTGAAGGCCAGGGGACGCTCCACCATGCCGTGGATCACCAGGCGGTAGTGTTCCGGGTCCACCTGGGGGGCCCCGGCGTGGTGCCGCTCGAAGAAGAGGCCGTTGGGGGTGAGGACCCCGTCCAGCTTTTCCAGGGGGGCGAAGCTCGCCCCCGAGTGCCGGGTGCGCAGGCCCGGGGAGATGTAGCGGATCACCTCCTCCTCGAAGGGGCTCCGGGTCCCGTACTCCTGCAAGGGGGTTCCTAGGCCCCGCAAGGGGGCGAAGGTCTCCTCCCGCCAAGGGCTCCCCTGGGCCTTGGCCTTGAGGAGGCCCAGAAGGCTCCCCGCCCCTATGAGCCGGAAAAATTTTCTCCTATCCATCTACCCTCCCAAGGTATCCTTCTGCCCGAAGGGAAACCCCCGCCCCGAGAAGGGCGGGGGCCTGGGGGCCTCAGGCGGGCCCGAACATGGTGCTCCAGATGCCCAAGGCCCAACCCATAGCCGCCTCACTGTTGGCGGAGGAACGCTGGTTGTCCACGTTGGCCTGCTGGGTGAGGCGGCGGGCAGCCTCGTCCCAGCCG contains:
- a CDS encoding heme lyase CcmF/NrfE family subunit, with amino-acid sequence MNPALLGNLGVTLTLAFSLLGAVLALLAYFQGDGRYLRGARALVLPAFLSALAAFLALEWALLTHDFSLAYVARNHSTQDPLWVTLVTPWAALEGSILLWGLLQTFYTWLASRKALDPWRASVVLAVLFGVQSFFFGVMATIASPFETLPNPPADGVGPNPLLQNHWMMAVHPVLMYLGFVGLSVPFAYAVAAMATRRYQTWVEETRWWTLIAWGFLTAGKVAGMWWAYEVLGWGGYWGWDPVENASFLPWLMATAFLHTAIVQQTRGAFKVWNFAFITLAFAATVLGTFITRSGIIMSVHAFAEGPVGPAFLGFFLVSTALGLGLLSQVAREVRDTAVFRLLSREGALLLGAFFFSGWALVVLFGTFYPLLVEAFTGARVSVGAPFFDQVSIPIGVGLLLLMGIGPLLPWRRTRAEVFRNLYLLLLVLALGTLVGLLRGYTPGASLAVGLFLYNLTAIFLLAREGVLARLKAGLSPWGFLENRRRVGSLVVHFGVALMALGIAFSQAYRLEQERTLYRGQAWEVAGVRMEFLGVRARDEGRRFAVEAHLRTDRFGDVYPRLNFYPQMQGPLATPVVLYTPVDDFYFVLMDFDREEGQWASIRLIVTPMVFWMWVAGGLMALGTLYILWPVRRPEEAKGVSPA
- the ccmE gene encoding cytochrome c maturation protein CcmE, encoding MRRKYLLGILIILGALGYMLFGGLGRNLVYFVTPSEYFLEEARYQNRPLRLGGLVKEGTVAYDRDSLELRFVLTDGVKEVPVYHRGTPPGMFREGQGAVVEGRFQGGVFQSTNLLVKHSEAYQAPEAGWTPEEVRRLLQEAR
- the ccsA gene encoding cytochrome c biogenesis protein CcsA, yielding MTEARKPHRPDALTWGLLGLGLFLLPAGLYVALTAPPDVNQGFLVRIMYLHVPTAWLGYLAFFVTFLYSLLYLFRQNPKHDRVALASAEIGLVFMGLALVTGMLWARPTWGVYWTWEPRLTTTAILFAVYVGYFLLRGAIEDPELRRKAAAAVGILGFINVPISYMSVKWWRSLHQTQSIDLTTGRINMAPEMFQALMFNLLIFTLLYLAFVRFRGFLAEREAGGEEAEALGLEARKEEA
- a CDS encoding heme exporter protein CcmB; this encodes MRKVFLLALRDLRLEVRDRAGLLSVLAFFAVMLFIMALALGPDEGPLRQAAPGVLWVALAFGSTLLATRAFALEVEEGTLDDLLLTPGSKEWIYFGKLLFQMLLLLPLAALALLMAAGLFYLPLERGLYLFLTLALGVLGYTSVATFYAGLLARLRGREVLLPLLLFSLVVPVVLAAVRATTGLLEGLPLAEVAPWWQLLLVFDVVYLTASALLFPVILEG
- a CDS encoding ABC transporter ATP-binding protein; amino-acid sequence: MLVRLEAIGKRFGRDWVFRNLSFRLEKGEVVALLGPNGSGKTTLLRLMAGLLKPTRGRVVREGQALFLPNPPAFHRHLTAREHLLYDLAFHGREGDWREALRRFRLPEDLPLAAFSSGMRKRLALARLHLLRPDLWLLDEPETALDREGRDLLTALLGEARQEAGVVLATHDRGLALAVADRALELEGA
- the ccdA gene encoding cytochrome c biogenesis protein CcdA — encoded protein: MTLSLGAAFLAGVLSFLSPCVLPLVPAYLFYLGGERGRPFFNALFFVLGFGAVFFFLGLPFTLLGGLLFEHRQTLARVGGGILILLGLYLLGLRPKWGVNLRYQGETARPLGALLFGATLGLGWTPCIGPILGAILTLTAVGGGVGFLLAYILGLAVPFLLVALFADRVRDWIRRAGRLSHYVERLAGVVLLLVGALLLTDSWTALNAFFIRITPEWLQRYL
- a CDS encoding c-type cytochrome; translation: MFRLLALPLLALALTALAARYGLGPPLTEEAVAAYDLRPIVLPDGRGLPPGEGRVAEGERIYQARCASCHGATGEGYPFNRLVSEPFPITPEMEPAEYAIGNYWPYATTLFDYIRRAMPFGDPGTLTDEEVYHLVAWLLYMNGITDLDDPINQDTLPQIRMPARELLDLDPETARRFPWLTLP
- the soxC gene encoding sulfite dehydrogenase — its product is MDRRKFFRLIGAGSLLGLLKAKAQGSPWREETFAPLRGLGTPLQEYGTRSPFEEEVIRYISPGLRTRHSGASFAPLEKLDGVLTPNGLFFERHHAGAPQVDPEHYRLVIHGMVERPLAFTLEDLKRFPSVTRTYFIECAGNGQNGYRNPPDPELTATRSRGLASNASWTGVPLALLLKEAGVKPGARWLIPEGMDPAAYTRSLPLEKGMEDVLVAYGQNGEALRPEQGYPVRLVVPGWEGSIQVKWLRRILVTDLPAMAKDETSEYTDLMADGRVLAFTWIMEPQSILTYPSGLQRIQPGFHEIRGLAWSGFGRVRRVEVSFDEGRSWRRAALEGPVEPLAFVRFKLPWYWDGREVVLWSRAWDEKGHTQPTREEFFRRWGRNNRYHYNAIQAWRILPDGRVVNGDRPLEGASLPPATAGGCGGEVLDV